In Blastopirellula sp. J2-11, a single genomic region encodes these proteins:
- the rplC gene encoding 50S ribosomal protein L3 translates to MTKGILGRKVGMTQVFDESGNIIPVTVIEAGPCHVLQLKSQERDGYEAVQLGFDDKPRRLANRSERGQVAPLSSKRAKKLAAAGVEASAKPDCEPKRFVRELRGSTEGFEIGQEVKVGVLSEVKAVDIVGTSKGRGYAGVMKRHNFAGQRATHGVKKVHRHTGGTGCSAYPSRTFKGLNMSGQYGNAKVTQRNVKVVKVDEENNLILVYGAAPGPNGGFVVVKATNMV, encoded by the coding sequence ATGACAAAAGGCATACTCGGCCGCAAGGTCGGGATGACCCAGGTTTTTGACGAATCTGGCAACATCATCCCGGTTACGGTCATCGAAGCAGGTCCGTGTCACGTGCTCCAGCTGAAATCGCAGGAGCGCGACGGCTACGAAGCAGTGCAGTTGGGTTTTGATGATAAGCCTCGCCGTCTGGCCAATCGTAGCGAACGTGGTCAAGTCGCCCCTCTCTCCAGCAAACGCGCTAAGAAACTCGCCGCCGCCGGTGTCGAAGCTTCCGCCAAGCCGGATTGCGAGCCGAAGCGGTTCGTGCGTGAATTGCGTGGTTCGACCGAAGGGTTTGAGATCGGTCAGGAAGTCAAGGTTGGCGTCTTGTCCGAAGTGAAGGCCGTTGACATCGTCGGCACCAGCAAGGGTCGCGGTTACGCAGGTGTGATGAAGCGTCACAACTTCGCCGGTCAGCGAGCCACGCACGGCGTGAAGAAAGTTCACCGTCACACCGGTGGTACCGGTTGCTCCGCCTACCCGAGTCGCACGTTCAAGGGTTTGAACATGTCGGGTCAGTATGGCAACGCGAAAGTGACGCAGCGGAACGTGAAGGTCGTCAAAGTGGATGAAGAAAACAATCTGATTCTCGTCTACGGTGCGGCGCCTGGTCCGAACGGCGGTTTTGTCGTCGTCAAAGCAACGAACATGGTTTAA
- the rpsJ gene encoding 30S ribosomal protein S10: protein MAQEVIRIRMEAYDHSILDQSALEIVDTAKRTHSEVHGPIPLPTRIERYTVLSGPHVDKKARQQFEIRTHKRLIDIVQATAKTIEALNKLNLPAGVDIKIKATSR from the coding sequence GTGGCCCAAGAAGTTATTCGCATTCGGATGGAAGCCTACGACCACTCGATCCTGGATCAGAGTGCTCTAGAAATCGTAGATACCGCCAAGCGAACTCATTCCGAAGTCCATGGCCCAATTCCGTTGCCGACCCGCATTGAGCGTTACACCGTTCTGTCGGGCCCGCACGTTGACAAGAAGGCTCGTCAGCAGTTCGAGATTCGTACGCACAAGCGTCTGATCGACATTGTGCAGGCGACCGCCAAGACGATTGAGGCTTTGAATAAGCTGAATCTGCCGGCTGGCGTCGATATCAAGATCAAGGCTACCTCGCGATAG